A section of the Hypomesus transpacificus isolate Combined female chromosome 1, fHypTra1, whole genome shotgun sequence genome encodes:
- the csf1ra gene encoding macrophage colony-stimulating factor 1 receptor isoform X3 produces MCFIMLLCLAVVLGMLHSAAPAEWSRPVIKQNSVVLGSQLVITPGTPLVLRCVGNGPVTWVTRLAKHRRHVKGNGTVRTLRVDRPMAEHTGTYKCVYTSGTAQNRQLFSTVHIYVKDPSSLFTRSPPRVVRKEGEDYLLPCLVTNPKATDLTLRMDNGTALPPGMNVSADPRRGIFIHNLHPSYNADYVCVARVDGQEKTSWPVSINVIQKLRFPPYVFLEKEEYIRIVGETLKIRCTTHNPNFNFNITWNLSSRKKCITEENVHSNNNRLDIESILTIPAVELSDTGNITCTGTNEAGANSSTTYLLVIDDPYIRLTPQLSPKLTHHGLSIEVNEGDDVVLAVLVEAYPQIHKHGWKTPNPSKTSSQESKLIRNNNRYYATLQLRRVNSQEQGAYTFYTMSSKANASITFHLQMYQRPVAVVRWENVTTLTCTSFGYPAPRIFWYQCSGIRSTCNENATGSQMPAPLLAPTVKVQREERGAVEVESVLTVGPSNRRMTVECVAFNLVGVGSDTFAMEVSDKLFTSTLIGAASVLTVLLMLLVILLYKYKQKPRYEIRWKIIEATDGNNYTFIDPTQLPYNEKWEFPRDKLKLGKVLGAGAFGKVVEATAYGMSQEDIVMRVAVKMLKGSAHSDEREALMSELKILSHLGQHKNIVNLLGACTLGGPVLVITEYCSHGDLLNFLRQKAETFLSTVMNVPGITEETIDYKNLSVQRQFIRSDSGISSVSSDSYQEMRPALQPVMPSLESLCEEGMAEWPLDMDDLLRFSQQVAQGLDFLAAKNCIHRDVAARNVLLTDRRVAKICDFGLARDIMNDSNYVVKGNARLPVKWMAPESIFHCVYTVQSDVWSYGIMLWEIFSLGKSPYPSMLVDNRFYKMIKCGHQMSRPDYAPPEMYDIMKMCWNLEPTQRPTFSKVGQMIARLLGEQAEQQQTYQNLQLVGEQEEEQAEQEEQEEQEEEEEEEEEEPNPACDQEEEEEEERPLMKINNYQIC; encoded by the exons ATGTGCTTCATCATGCTGCTGTGCCTAGCCGTGGTACTGGGCATGCTCCACTCAGCTGCTCCAG cTGAGTGGTCCCGCCCAGTGATCAAGCAGAACTCGGTGGTCCTGGGCTCCCAGCTGGTGATCACACCTGGTACTCCGCTGGTTCTGAGATGCGTCGGAAACGGACCAGTCACCTGGGTGACCCGGCTGGCCAAACACCGTCGCCACGTCAAGGGCAACGGGACCGTGCGGACCTTGAGAGTGGACAGGCCCATGGCGGAACACACCGGAACgtataagtgtgtgtacacGAGTGGGACGGCACAGAACCGCCAGCTGTTCTCTACAGTTCACATCTATGTGAAAG acccATCCTCCCTTTTCACCCGAAGCCCCCCTCGCGTGgtgaggaaggaaggggaggactACCTGTTACCGTGCCTGGTGACGAACCCCAAGGCTACGGACCTGACTCTGCGTATGGACAACGGCACGGCGCTCCCCCCCGGGATGAACGTCAGCGCGGACCCTCGCAGAGGCATCTTCATCCACAACCTCCATCCCAGCTACAACGCTGACTACGTCTGCGTAGCCAGGGTCGACGGTCAGGAGAAGACGTCATGGCCTGTCTCCATCAACGTCATCCAGA AGCTTCGCTTCCCGCCTTATGTGTTCCTGGAGAAAGAGGAGTACATACGCATCGTTGGGGAGACCCTAAAGATACGCTGCACTACTCACAACCCCAATTTCAACTTCAACATCACTTGGAATCTTTCCAGCAGAAAG AAATGCATTACTGAGGAGAATGTCCACTCTAATAACAACCGTCTGGACATAGAAAGCATCCTGACCATCCCCGCAGTGGAGTTATCAGACACGGGCAACATCACCTGCACCGGCACCAACGAAGCAGGGGCCAACAGCTCTACCACATACCTGCTGGTCATAG acgACCCCTACATCCGTCTGACCCCCCAGCTGTCCCCTAAACTGACGCACCACGGGCTGTCCATCGAGGTGAACGAGGGGGATGACGTGGTGCTGGCTGTGCTCGTGGAGGCCTACCCCCAGATCCACAAGCACGGCTGGAAGACCCCCAACCCCTCCAAAACGTCCTCTCAGGAGAGCAAGCTGATCAGAAATAACAACAG GTACTACGCCACCTTGCAGCTGCGGCGTGTGAACTCCCAGGAGCAGGGTGCATACACCTTCTACACCATGAGCTCCAAGGCAAACGCCTCCATCACCTTTCATCTTCAGATGTACC AGCGACCCGTTGCCGTTGTGAGATGGGAGAACGTAACAACCCTCACATGCACGTCGTTCGGCTACCCCGCCCCCAGGATCTTCTGGTACCAGTGTTCCGGAATCAGATCCAC GTGCAATGAGAACGCCACCGGGAGCCAGATGCCCGCCCCTCTTCTGGCGCCCACCGTCAAGgttcagagggaggagagaggggcggtcGAGGTCGAGAGCGTTCTGACCGTGGGGCCGTCCAACCGTAGGATGACCGTGGAATGTGTGGCTTTCAACCTGGTCGGAGTCGGCAGCGACACTTTCGCCATGGAGGTTTCTG ACAAGCTGTTCACCTCGACCCTGATTGGTGCAGCCAGCGTCCTGACTGTCCTCCTCATGCTGCTTGTCATCCTGCTCTACAAGTACAAACAG AAACCAAGGTACGAGATTCGGTGGAAGATCATCGAGGCCACTGATGGCAACAACTATACTTTTATTGACCCTACCCAGCTTCCGTACAATGAGAAATGGGAGTTTCCTAGAGACAAACTCAAACTTG GGAAGGTTCTGGGAGCGGGAGCCTTTGGGAAGGTGGTGGAGGCCACAGCCTACGGCATGAGCCAGGAGGACATTGTGATGCGTGTAGCTGTCAAGATGCTTAAAG GCAGTGCCCACTCTGATGAGAGGGAGgctctgatgtcagagctgaAGATCCTGAGTCATCTTGGCCAACACAAGAACATTGTGAACCTGCTGGGGGCCTGCACCCTAGGAG GCCCTGTGTTGGTCATAACGGAGTACTGTAGCCACGGTGACCTACTGAACTTCCTGCGTCAAAAGGCAGAGACCTTCCTCTCCACCGTCATGAACGTTCCAGGCATTACCGAGGAGACCATTGACTACAAGAACCTGTCTGTCCAAAGACAGTTCATCAGGAG TGACAGTGGGATCTCCAGTGTGTCCTCAGACAGTTACCAAGAGATGAGGCCTGCTCTTCAGCCTGTCATGCCCTCTCTGG AGTCTTTGTGTGAGGAGGGCATGGCTGAGTGGCCTCTGGACATGGACGACCTCCTGAGGTTCTCCCAACAGGTGGCCCAGGGCCTTGACTTCCTGGCCGCCAAGAAC TGTATCCATAGAGACGTGGCGGCCAGGAACGTCCTCCTGACGGATCGACGTGTGGCCAAGATCTGTGACTTCGGCCTGGCACGTGACATCATGAACGACTCCAACTACGTCGTCAAGGGAAAC GCCCGTCTGCCAGTGAAGTGGATGGCCCCTGAGAGCATCTTCCACTGTGTGTACACGGTCCAGAGTGACGTCTGGTCCTACGGCATCATGCTCTGGGAGATCTTCTCTCTTG GTAAGAGTCCATACCCCAGCATGTTGGTGGATAACAGATTCTACAAGATGATTAAGTGTGGTCACCAGATGTCCCGGCCAGATTACGCCCCTCCAGAGAT GTATGACATCATGAAGATGTGCTGGAACCTGGAGCCCACTCAGAGGCCCACCTTCAGCAAGGTCGGCCAGATGATCGCAAGGCTGCTGGGGGAGCAGGCAGAGCAG CAGCAGACGTACCAAAACCTCCAACTGGTGggtgagcaggaggaggagcaggcggagcaggaggagcaggaggagcaggaggaggaggaggaggaggaggaggaggagcccaaCCCAGCCTGCgaccaggaggaagaggaggaagaggagcggcCACTAATGAAGATCAACAACTACCAGATCTGTTGA
- the csf1ra gene encoding macrophage colony-stimulating factor 1 receptor isoform X2: MCFIMLLCLAVVLGMLHSAAPAEWSRPVIKQNSVVLGSQLVITPGTPLVLRCVGNGPVTWVTRLAKHRRHVKGNGTVRTLRVDRPMAEHTGTYKCVYTSGTAQNRQLFSTVHIYVKDPSSLFTRSPPRVVRKEGEDYLLPCLVTNPKATDLTLRMDNGTALPPGMNVSADPRRGIFIHNLHPSYNADYVCVARVDGQEKTSWPVSINVIQKLRFPPYVFLEKEEYIRIVGETLKIRCTTHNPNFNFNITWNLSSRKKCITEENVHSNNNRLDIESILTIPAVELSDTGNITCTGTNEAGANSSTTYLLVIDDPYIRLTPQLSPKLTHHGLSIEVNEGDDVVLAVLVEAYPQIHKHGWKTPNPSKTSSQESKLIRNNNRYYATLQLRRVNSQEQGAYTFYTMSSKANASITFHLQMYQRPVAVVRWENVTTLTCTSFGYPAPRIFWYQCSGIRSTCNENATGSQMPAPLLAPTVKVQREERGAVEVESVLTVGPSNRRMTVECVAFNLVGVGSDTFAMEVSDKLFTSTLIGAASVLTVLLMLLVILLYKYKQKPRYEIRWKIIEATDGNNYTFIDPTQLPYNEKWEFPRDKLKLGKVLGAGAFGKVVEATAYGMSQEDIVMRVAVKMLKGSAHSDEREALMSELKILSHLGQHKNIVNLLGACTLGGPVLVITEYCSHGDLLNFLRQKAETFLSTVMNVPGITEETIDYKNLSVQRQFIRSDSGISSVSSDSYQEMRPALQPVMPSLGPDRDGLMCSTESLCEEGMAEWPLDMDDLLRFSQQVAQGLDFLAAKNCIHRDVAARNVLLTDRRVAKICDFGLARDIMNDSNYVVKGNARLPVKWMAPESIFHCVYTVQSDVWSYGIMLWEIFSLGKSPYPSMLVDNRFYKMIKCGHQMSRPDYAPPEMYDIMKMCWNLEPTQRPTFSKVGQMIARLLGEQAEQQTYQNLQLVGEQEEEQAEQEEQEEQEEEEEEEEEEPNPACDQEEEEEEERPLMKINNYQIC, encoded by the exons ATGTGCTTCATCATGCTGCTGTGCCTAGCCGTGGTACTGGGCATGCTCCACTCAGCTGCTCCAG cTGAGTGGTCCCGCCCAGTGATCAAGCAGAACTCGGTGGTCCTGGGCTCCCAGCTGGTGATCACACCTGGTACTCCGCTGGTTCTGAGATGCGTCGGAAACGGACCAGTCACCTGGGTGACCCGGCTGGCCAAACACCGTCGCCACGTCAAGGGCAACGGGACCGTGCGGACCTTGAGAGTGGACAGGCCCATGGCGGAACACACCGGAACgtataagtgtgtgtacacGAGTGGGACGGCACAGAACCGCCAGCTGTTCTCTACAGTTCACATCTATGTGAAAG acccATCCTCCCTTTTCACCCGAAGCCCCCCTCGCGTGgtgaggaaggaaggggaggactACCTGTTACCGTGCCTGGTGACGAACCCCAAGGCTACGGACCTGACTCTGCGTATGGACAACGGCACGGCGCTCCCCCCCGGGATGAACGTCAGCGCGGACCCTCGCAGAGGCATCTTCATCCACAACCTCCATCCCAGCTACAACGCTGACTACGTCTGCGTAGCCAGGGTCGACGGTCAGGAGAAGACGTCATGGCCTGTCTCCATCAACGTCATCCAGA AGCTTCGCTTCCCGCCTTATGTGTTCCTGGAGAAAGAGGAGTACATACGCATCGTTGGGGAGACCCTAAAGATACGCTGCACTACTCACAACCCCAATTTCAACTTCAACATCACTTGGAATCTTTCCAGCAGAAAG AAATGCATTACTGAGGAGAATGTCCACTCTAATAACAACCGTCTGGACATAGAAAGCATCCTGACCATCCCCGCAGTGGAGTTATCAGACACGGGCAACATCACCTGCACCGGCACCAACGAAGCAGGGGCCAACAGCTCTACCACATACCTGCTGGTCATAG acgACCCCTACATCCGTCTGACCCCCCAGCTGTCCCCTAAACTGACGCACCACGGGCTGTCCATCGAGGTGAACGAGGGGGATGACGTGGTGCTGGCTGTGCTCGTGGAGGCCTACCCCCAGATCCACAAGCACGGCTGGAAGACCCCCAACCCCTCCAAAACGTCCTCTCAGGAGAGCAAGCTGATCAGAAATAACAACAG GTACTACGCCACCTTGCAGCTGCGGCGTGTGAACTCCCAGGAGCAGGGTGCATACACCTTCTACACCATGAGCTCCAAGGCAAACGCCTCCATCACCTTTCATCTTCAGATGTACC AGCGACCCGTTGCCGTTGTGAGATGGGAGAACGTAACAACCCTCACATGCACGTCGTTCGGCTACCCCGCCCCCAGGATCTTCTGGTACCAGTGTTCCGGAATCAGATCCAC GTGCAATGAGAACGCCACCGGGAGCCAGATGCCCGCCCCTCTTCTGGCGCCCACCGTCAAGgttcagagggaggagagaggggcggtcGAGGTCGAGAGCGTTCTGACCGTGGGGCCGTCCAACCGTAGGATGACCGTGGAATGTGTGGCTTTCAACCTGGTCGGAGTCGGCAGCGACACTTTCGCCATGGAGGTTTCTG ACAAGCTGTTCACCTCGACCCTGATTGGTGCAGCCAGCGTCCTGACTGTCCTCCTCATGCTGCTTGTCATCCTGCTCTACAAGTACAAACAG AAACCAAGGTACGAGATTCGGTGGAAGATCATCGAGGCCACTGATGGCAACAACTATACTTTTATTGACCCTACCCAGCTTCCGTACAATGAGAAATGGGAGTTTCCTAGAGACAAACTCAAACTTG GGAAGGTTCTGGGAGCGGGAGCCTTTGGGAAGGTGGTGGAGGCCACAGCCTACGGCATGAGCCAGGAGGACATTGTGATGCGTGTAGCTGTCAAGATGCTTAAAG GCAGTGCCCACTCTGATGAGAGGGAGgctctgatgtcagagctgaAGATCCTGAGTCATCTTGGCCAACACAAGAACATTGTGAACCTGCTGGGGGCCTGCACCCTAGGAG GCCCTGTGTTGGTCATAACGGAGTACTGTAGCCACGGTGACCTACTGAACTTCCTGCGTCAAAAGGCAGAGACCTTCCTCTCCACCGTCATGAACGTTCCAGGCATTACCGAGGAGACCATTGACTACAAGAACCTGTCTGTCCAAAGACAGTTCATCAGGAG TGACAGTGGGATCTCCAGTGTGTCCTCAGACAGTTACCAAGAGATGAGGCCTGCTCTTCAGCCTGTCATGCCCTCTCTGG GACCGGATCGAGATGGTTTGATGTGTTCCACAGAGTCTTTGTGTGAGGAGGGCATGGCTGAGTGGCCTCTGGACATGGACGACCTCCTGAGGTTCTCCCAACAGGTGGCCCAGGGCCTTGACTTCCTGGCCGCCAAGAAC TGTATCCATAGAGACGTGGCGGCCAGGAACGTCCTCCTGACGGATCGACGTGTGGCCAAGATCTGTGACTTCGGCCTGGCACGTGACATCATGAACGACTCCAACTACGTCGTCAAGGGAAAC GCCCGTCTGCCAGTGAAGTGGATGGCCCCTGAGAGCATCTTCCACTGTGTGTACACGGTCCAGAGTGACGTCTGGTCCTACGGCATCATGCTCTGGGAGATCTTCTCTCTTG GTAAGAGTCCATACCCCAGCATGTTGGTGGATAACAGATTCTACAAGATGATTAAGTGTGGTCACCAGATGTCCCGGCCAGATTACGCCCCTCCAGAGAT GTATGACATCATGAAGATGTGCTGGAACCTGGAGCCCACTCAGAGGCCCACCTTCAGCAAGGTCGGCCAGATGATCGCAAGGCTGCTGGGGGAGCAGGCAGAGCAG CAGACGTACCAAAACCTCCAACTGGTGggtgagcaggaggaggagcaggcggagcaggaggagcaggaggagcaggaggaggaggaggaggaggaggaggaggagcccaaCCCAGCCTGCgaccaggaggaagaggaggaagaggagcggcCACTAATGAAGATCAACAACTACCAGATCTGTTGA
- the csf1ra gene encoding macrophage colony-stimulating factor 1 receptor isoform X1, protein MCFIMLLCLAVVLGMLHSAAPAEWSRPVIKQNSVVLGSQLVITPGTPLVLRCVGNGPVTWVTRLAKHRRHVKGNGTVRTLRVDRPMAEHTGTYKCVYTSGTAQNRQLFSTVHIYVKDPSSLFTRSPPRVVRKEGEDYLLPCLVTNPKATDLTLRMDNGTALPPGMNVSADPRRGIFIHNLHPSYNADYVCVARVDGQEKTSWPVSINVIQKLRFPPYVFLEKEEYIRIVGETLKIRCTTHNPNFNFNITWNLSSRKKCITEENVHSNNNRLDIESILTIPAVELSDTGNITCTGTNEAGANSSTTYLLVIDDPYIRLTPQLSPKLTHHGLSIEVNEGDDVVLAVLVEAYPQIHKHGWKTPNPSKTSSQESKLIRNNNRYYATLQLRRVNSQEQGAYTFYTMSSKANASITFHLQMYQRPVAVVRWENVTTLTCTSFGYPAPRIFWYQCSGIRSTCNENATGSQMPAPLLAPTVKVQREERGAVEVESVLTVGPSNRRMTVECVAFNLVGVGSDTFAMEVSDKLFTSTLIGAASVLTVLLMLLVILLYKYKQKPRYEIRWKIIEATDGNNYTFIDPTQLPYNEKWEFPRDKLKLGKVLGAGAFGKVVEATAYGMSQEDIVMRVAVKMLKGSAHSDEREALMSELKILSHLGQHKNIVNLLGACTLGGPVLVITEYCSHGDLLNFLRQKAETFLSTVMNVPGITEETIDYKNLSVQRQFIRSDSGISSVSSDSYQEMRPALQPVMPSLGPDRDGLMCSTESLCEEGMAEWPLDMDDLLRFSQQVAQGLDFLAAKNCIHRDVAARNVLLTDRRVAKICDFGLARDIMNDSNYVVKGNARLPVKWMAPESIFHCVYTVQSDVWSYGIMLWEIFSLGKSPYPSMLVDNRFYKMIKCGHQMSRPDYAPPEMYDIMKMCWNLEPTQRPTFSKVGQMIARLLGEQAEQQQTYQNLQLVGEQEEEQAEQEEQEEQEEEEEEEEEEPNPACDQEEEEEEERPLMKINNYQIC, encoded by the exons ATGTGCTTCATCATGCTGCTGTGCCTAGCCGTGGTACTGGGCATGCTCCACTCAGCTGCTCCAG cTGAGTGGTCCCGCCCAGTGATCAAGCAGAACTCGGTGGTCCTGGGCTCCCAGCTGGTGATCACACCTGGTACTCCGCTGGTTCTGAGATGCGTCGGAAACGGACCAGTCACCTGGGTGACCCGGCTGGCCAAACACCGTCGCCACGTCAAGGGCAACGGGACCGTGCGGACCTTGAGAGTGGACAGGCCCATGGCGGAACACACCGGAACgtataagtgtgtgtacacGAGTGGGACGGCACAGAACCGCCAGCTGTTCTCTACAGTTCACATCTATGTGAAAG acccATCCTCCCTTTTCACCCGAAGCCCCCCTCGCGTGgtgaggaaggaaggggaggactACCTGTTACCGTGCCTGGTGACGAACCCCAAGGCTACGGACCTGACTCTGCGTATGGACAACGGCACGGCGCTCCCCCCCGGGATGAACGTCAGCGCGGACCCTCGCAGAGGCATCTTCATCCACAACCTCCATCCCAGCTACAACGCTGACTACGTCTGCGTAGCCAGGGTCGACGGTCAGGAGAAGACGTCATGGCCTGTCTCCATCAACGTCATCCAGA AGCTTCGCTTCCCGCCTTATGTGTTCCTGGAGAAAGAGGAGTACATACGCATCGTTGGGGAGACCCTAAAGATACGCTGCACTACTCACAACCCCAATTTCAACTTCAACATCACTTGGAATCTTTCCAGCAGAAAG AAATGCATTACTGAGGAGAATGTCCACTCTAATAACAACCGTCTGGACATAGAAAGCATCCTGACCATCCCCGCAGTGGAGTTATCAGACACGGGCAACATCACCTGCACCGGCACCAACGAAGCAGGGGCCAACAGCTCTACCACATACCTGCTGGTCATAG acgACCCCTACATCCGTCTGACCCCCCAGCTGTCCCCTAAACTGACGCACCACGGGCTGTCCATCGAGGTGAACGAGGGGGATGACGTGGTGCTGGCTGTGCTCGTGGAGGCCTACCCCCAGATCCACAAGCACGGCTGGAAGACCCCCAACCCCTCCAAAACGTCCTCTCAGGAGAGCAAGCTGATCAGAAATAACAACAG GTACTACGCCACCTTGCAGCTGCGGCGTGTGAACTCCCAGGAGCAGGGTGCATACACCTTCTACACCATGAGCTCCAAGGCAAACGCCTCCATCACCTTTCATCTTCAGATGTACC AGCGACCCGTTGCCGTTGTGAGATGGGAGAACGTAACAACCCTCACATGCACGTCGTTCGGCTACCCCGCCCCCAGGATCTTCTGGTACCAGTGTTCCGGAATCAGATCCAC GTGCAATGAGAACGCCACCGGGAGCCAGATGCCCGCCCCTCTTCTGGCGCCCACCGTCAAGgttcagagggaggagagaggggcggtcGAGGTCGAGAGCGTTCTGACCGTGGGGCCGTCCAACCGTAGGATGACCGTGGAATGTGTGGCTTTCAACCTGGTCGGAGTCGGCAGCGACACTTTCGCCATGGAGGTTTCTG ACAAGCTGTTCACCTCGACCCTGATTGGTGCAGCCAGCGTCCTGACTGTCCTCCTCATGCTGCTTGTCATCCTGCTCTACAAGTACAAACAG AAACCAAGGTACGAGATTCGGTGGAAGATCATCGAGGCCACTGATGGCAACAACTATACTTTTATTGACCCTACCCAGCTTCCGTACAATGAGAAATGGGAGTTTCCTAGAGACAAACTCAAACTTG GGAAGGTTCTGGGAGCGGGAGCCTTTGGGAAGGTGGTGGAGGCCACAGCCTACGGCATGAGCCAGGAGGACATTGTGATGCGTGTAGCTGTCAAGATGCTTAAAG GCAGTGCCCACTCTGATGAGAGGGAGgctctgatgtcagagctgaAGATCCTGAGTCATCTTGGCCAACACAAGAACATTGTGAACCTGCTGGGGGCCTGCACCCTAGGAG GCCCTGTGTTGGTCATAACGGAGTACTGTAGCCACGGTGACCTACTGAACTTCCTGCGTCAAAAGGCAGAGACCTTCCTCTCCACCGTCATGAACGTTCCAGGCATTACCGAGGAGACCATTGACTACAAGAACCTGTCTGTCCAAAGACAGTTCATCAGGAG TGACAGTGGGATCTCCAGTGTGTCCTCAGACAGTTACCAAGAGATGAGGCCTGCTCTTCAGCCTGTCATGCCCTCTCTGG GACCGGATCGAGATGGTTTGATGTGTTCCACAGAGTCTTTGTGTGAGGAGGGCATGGCTGAGTGGCCTCTGGACATGGACGACCTCCTGAGGTTCTCCCAACAGGTGGCCCAGGGCCTTGACTTCCTGGCCGCCAAGAAC TGTATCCATAGAGACGTGGCGGCCAGGAACGTCCTCCTGACGGATCGACGTGTGGCCAAGATCTGTGACTTCGGCCTGGCACGTGACATCATGAACGACTCCAACTACGTCGTCAAGGGAAAC GCCCGTCTGCCAGTGAAGTGGATGGCCCCTGAGAGCATCTTCCACTGTGTGTACACGGTCCAGAGTGACGTCTGGTCCTACGGCATCATGCTCTGGGAGATCTTCTCTCTTG GTAAGAGTCCATACCCCAGCATGTTGGTGGATAACAGATTCTACAAGATGATTAAGTGTGGTCACCAGATGTCCCGGCCAGATTACGCCCCTCCAGAGAT GTATGACATCATGAAGATGTGCTGGAACCTGGAGCCCACTCAGAGGCCCACCTTCAGCAAGGTCGGCCAGATGATCGCAAGGCTGCTGGGGGAGCAGGCAGAGCAG CAGCAGACGTACCAAAACCTCCAACTGGTGggtgagcaggaggaggagcaggcggagcaggaggagcaggaggagcaggaggaggaggaggaggaggaggaggaggagcccaaCCCAGCCTGCgaccaggaggaagaggaggaagaggagcggcCACTAATGAAGATCAACAACTACCAGATCTGTTGA